TGCTCCTTACAGCACCGGTCCGCGGTGACGTGGGGTCCGGCACATAGAGCGCACCTGGGCGTACACTCGTGAGGGGCGCGGGCGCCATCCGTGAGCGGCACCGCTTTTCCGCAGGTGCCGCAGAGGTCTGGTTTGGGGCCGGGGCAGCTGTCGGGCCGATGCCCAACGGAACCGCACCGACCGCAGGCTGGTACAGTTTTCTTGTACGGCTGCACCGGGATCAGGAGGGCGTCGTAAGAGACGTACCTGGGCTTCACCTTGCCGGAAAAGGTGAGACGCACCTTATTGGAGGTGCCCAATTGCCGGACGTGTAAGATTTCGCCTTCAGGCCAGTAGAGGCTTTCACGAAGAGTGGCTTCGGTGTCGGAGCTGCGCACCGTCACTACTCCATAACAGGAGTCTTGAGTGTCCGCACGCAGGTACCCGAACAGGGGCACTGGTCCGACGGGTGAGGAAACCGCAAATTCACCGATAAGTTTGTCCGCTATTTGCGGGTTCGAAGTGTAAGTCAAAATGAGATTTTGTTCCCGCACCATCACAACTGTGACCAGCCGAGTCGCGGTCGCTCCAAGGTGGGCGATGAGCGCGCGACCAGCCCCGTTCTCAGGGAAAACGGTGGCGAGGGATAACTGTGTCCGGGGTTTGAGTACAACGACGAAGTCTGTTGCTTTCGGCTTCGGTAGGGGTTGAGGTTGCCACAAAGGCCGCTTCTTCCCCTGCTGCGGGCCCGCGGAGCGCGGCGCAGGCGGCGCGAGAGTTGGGGAGCAGGTACGAGCTTCGGCGTCAGCAGCTGCGTCCGGGGACGCCGCGTTGGCGGAAGCCGCCGTTACTGCGTTGCTCGCTTGCTCTCGGCGAGCGACCGCggcagcgagcgcggcgctcttGAAGGGTTGGGGCAGCTCCGGTCCGCTGTCCGAGGACGGGACGGTGGTCCACATCATGCTGTGAGGGTCATATCCAACTTGAGTGTCCGCCACGATTGCGGTCGCGGTGCGGGGCCGGCCGCCCGTTTTGCCGGGAGGTGCCATGGCCGTTAAGCCTAGCGGCGTCGCCTCCGGCGTAGAGATGTAGATCGCCCGTAAAAGACGTAGAAGTGGGCCACTTGCCGGAATAAGGTATCCAGATGAAACGGATCACATTCCGGTGACGGTGGTGAGATTTCCGTGGGGGTCCGAAGCGGTAGTCCGGTGTTCCGATCGAAAATCGACGGAGCCGGTGTGCTGCACGACCGATCTGGTCGCGCGCTCGCAGCGTCTCCCACAATCGGGAAGAAACATCATTGGTTATTGAATTTTCCCGCTGATATCGGAGGCTGACAAGGCATTCTCACACCTCTAGAACATAGTGAGTGTTACAGTGCATACTTTAAAAGATGGTGGAgcgcagctatcgccaggaatgagaaATAAAATACCCAGTTCCCGTTTGGAACCCAGGCCCTCTGCGCGAGGGTCAGGTGTACTGCCACAGTGCCCCACGCCAGCGTTTGTTAGCTGCtgcggaaacatgccctatacaGGCGTCCTAGCGcgtgccgcgtagcgtcgatatgtGCACACTTTGctttgcagttgcatattattgcaccagATTATACGCCATGTATCAGCTACGTCGATTATGCCAATTGTCACGCGATGTCAAATTCAAATGCACGCCGCGTAGCGTCCATACGTGCAAACTTTGcactgcaattgcgttgtgttcCACCACGTTCCACGGCGTGCAGCAGTTGCGTCGTATCGTGCCAGGGGACATAGGATGTGACGTCTGTCACGTAGTCACGATACATTTGTTAACTCTTCGGAACAAGTTgaggcgcctcctcgcaaggtgtgaaccgctgctgaagaagcgaatctaATCATTGCCTGGGTGCGGCTGCGACCAGGCAATGTCTGGCTCAGCATACCATCTGTGCAAAGGCCACCGTAAGGTGCAGCTCGCCGTCGGCCCCGGtagttcgttctcgtgaaaacgatgCAACGTGACTCCGTCGGGAACACCCTCTAGTGCATGCTGCGGAAAATGGAGCTGCTACGGAATCGCTCCTCCCGCTTACGCTGCGACTCTGcggtgtgtgccgcgcaggccggtGACTTCTTATTGCGACAGCGATTACATTAACACTCCCTACGCCGTTCTGCCGTCGGTgttgctgtcgccgtgaggttccgtataaagtccaagggcgataaagtaatcgccgcgtgccgtatgttgtatgtgcgaagtttatttgtgcgcgcgtgacaccatgctcgttaatttagttagtatgcctaagTTTACAgatttatacggtcgataaaactactaaccttacttcgtatagctgtccactaatttgctatcgcaatcaatgcttcgtctttcgggcgaaactgcgactttttcatagCCACTGCTGCGTCAGATATGTTTGCAGTATTTTGTAGGAAAACGATTACTACCACCCATCGCTTGctcaaatttttttctgaatagcatATACGACATTAGGGGTAGCTAAACGGCGCTCACTACAATGTTATAACGCCAATGACAGTTTTGCACAAATATATGCTTAGATAAGGAAGTTGATAACAATGTTGCCTCACCCATCATTTTCATGGCTTCACTCTAACCAGTAGTTGTTATATCCTTTCTTCTGGATCAAGGAATCGACAGCGCTTGTTATATACCTCCATTGTTGGTTTTATACTGTGGTCCTATTGATGGGACAACGGGTGCAACAATATAAGCACTCGTAGTTCTATTTTTCATGGAAGTAACTGACGCAAGATGGCGATAGGTATCTTGGAAAGGATTGAGACCTGCCGCGGACAGATAACCGGCTCTGATAAGTAAGAATGAGCTTTGTCTTGGTCAGAGTATTTGCTCATAACAGTTGCAGGACCTTTGCAGCGTACGGTCAACGTATCTATCGTTCACCTAAAACCGGAACAGTTAAAATTATTTGCATTATTGTAAATTCAATTCAGAAGAACAATACGAACGATGATTTTGATGTAGAAAGTGATATAGATTCCTTTTGTTTTGAAAATACAAATTAGGAAATAAATTTAAGAAAGTAAATACTCGTACACTTGGAGAATTGCCGTACCACCTTCGTAGTGTCCCAGAAGAACGAATTTAACTATACGAACCTGTGTTCCAAAAGATAAATATTGCAGTTGGCTACACTGCATGCCTTTTTGGAGGCTTTTAGCCACATAGCGTACACTTGCACTGATGTGGAGGTAAAGCATAGACGAAAATGCTTAAAATTACTGTTCGTATTAAACATACTCTCATTGCAAGCAACGTTGGCACTCACTTACCTGCAGAAGCATGTTTCAGCCACTTGGCCTTAGTTGTGTTATGCGAATACGTCCACCTCTACCAGAAGCTTGCCACTGCACAAATGATTTCAGACAAATGCTTGTTAAGAGGAGATTTCGCTCGTTCTTATAGAGGCGAGGGAACTGCAAGGTTGTTCGGCGACTTGACGCGCTGAGTGGACGCGCGCGCTTCACGCTCTTGTAGTCTGATTCACCGCCAGCCCGTGTCGCTGCGTGACGACCGCACCGTTTACGCCATTCTCTTCCAGGTTAATCACGAAACGGGCCTTGTCCCCAGCTCGTGACGGTTGCTCACGCCGTGTGTACAACTATGTTTTATTCACCCGTCTGCATGTTAAATTTGCCATGAACCTGGGTTCCCCGAATTCTTGTAAATATCGGTGCCCTTACTGAGCCGCGGAGCTCTCAATAACTACTAAAGCTGTGATAGGAAACGGTCCTGCAACATTGACGGGGATCGAAGAGCAAAGAAAATTATACAATGTTATCTCATTGGTAAACATAAGTAGGCGCCTAGTTCTTCACTGGATGACAACGTTATTTACATACATATTCTCCTATTCTGATTGGCCTTCTTCCGGCCGTACGACCCCAGAACAGCTAAAGAGTGGAATTGTCTTCCCGCCCAAATGGCATTTATCCGAAGTCACAAACGGTTTGTAAACGCAGTCTATACCATTCCGTAAGCCCTAATCTATTCTTGCTGCTTAATCCTGCTAGTCTTATTTGCAGCTAGTGTTGCCTAAGATTGTATTGGAGTAATAAGAATTATTCTTGTTTACTTAGGTATTTTCACGTTCATCTGTAGGCAAAATTGTGAATTATCAGCGTGTATTAGTTAAAATTTTACCAATAGAAACAATTATTTCTAGTACTTTGTTCTTTTTTAAAGGATCCCTCCTCTTTGTAACGTCTCTGTCAGGGGCGgtagtataaataaataaatatagaaataTTCTATCTCCATGGTGGCTGTACACATCACGTAGCTATATATTGCCAATCTAAGACACTGTTACTAATTTCTCTTGTGTTTATTCAAATAGGTTCACTTTATACAACATTATATGAAAGCCATACCCAGAAAGTACGTGTAGTAGCACTATAAGCAAAGAAGTTTTGTCCGACCTACTTATGCAATCCTCCATTAAACACAAGAGATGTTTGTAGACATACGCTAGAGACTAATATGGTCTTACAGGATGCAAAATTTCCCAATTATCACTTTTTTCTAATTGAGAACACTTTGGCCTCTTTGATCTTACTCTCAATGAATCAAAAAAGATATTAGACTAGAAGGCATTTTAGAGACTACCAAAAGAACGTGATCGGCGCAGTATCAACATAGTTTTCCGCAGCTCGCAATTTGCGAAGTGCTTCTTCTATTGTTCAGTTACCAGTCGACTTGAATGATCATTGGAAAACACCGTAAGTTACGTCAAGCTGGATGTGACCTCAAATACTAATTGTCTTCTTTCTTGCCGAATATGTGTGCCGAAAACGCCATGTTTGTTCGAAAAGAAAGGCCTTTCGAAATGTAATTCTTCTCACACTCAGGTGCTACAGAACGGAATCACACTCAACTCTCTGCGTCTGACCGTCGAGTGCTATAGACCAAGTAcagaggctaaatttgacacgtTTCTTGCAGTTGATTATCTTTTAAACAAGTTGTTCAAAGAGATCCAGCTCTGTGGCTAGAACAGTGCTACCACTCAGTCGTAGAAGAGACCAGCTAATGTTTCTTAGTGCATCCCCTCTCACACTGTCTCAAAACATTGCCTGGTATACGCAGTGTCACCGTTATATGCACGCCGCCGGAAAAATGGGGAAAATGTGAGAAGGACTccttgaaaaaaaatgaaaataagcgCTGTGTACGGAGAAGCAAGCTTTGCTACGAGCCGGACCCTATCATTTTAGAGTTCTTCTGTTTTGCCGCTACTTTTACTACGGCAATACGTGGAGGAGCGTTATTAAAAATTCTGAGAGGTCGTATAGAGCCCATAAGGTGTGCGTGCACACATTTGTATTGAACTGGTAAAAGTAAATCTGAAAAACATTCCGTAATATACATATAGCATTTTGTAATCACAAGTCGGACAGTTGTGCTAacataacgcaaaaaaaaaacgctttcaaATAACGCTCAAGTTAGCTTAGCAATTCCGATGATATTGTCAAACTTCATAACGTGACTGCAGGAAAAAGCACCGAAATTCTAAAAAAATAGATACCTGGTTAATCAAACAAAGCGACTGTGTGTGTTTTCTGGAGTGCCTGTGTTTGTACTTCATTCGGTAACCACAACCATTCGTTTATCACGTTTCGGTGTTTTCTTCTTTATTCACGTTATTAGCGCATGAGTATCTATATTGCGGCTTCTCGCAATACGCAGCTATGCTTACGTAGTCACCAGCGATGAGAATCCACTCTGATTTTAGCTATTCTTGTAATCACTGGGCCTGCAACCTTTTTAAAGGAAAATGGGTGGGCAGCTAGTGGCTGCTCTGTCCTCGAATTGCTTCAAACGCGTTTGGAATATTTTCTCTCATGTTTCCAATTAGTTTAGCATCTTGCTTCTTTATGTCCTTTAGTCAGGCAGGGCGGAACGGTGCTACACGTCACTTTTTCACGCTTTTTTCCAGTCTAGCCTACTATGGTCATGCTTCAATCACGCTCGAAAATTGCAATTTTTGCAGAGCCAcatgcccagtggcacatacgcagtatCCCAAGTTACCGTCAGAGGTTATCTGATGAGCTGCACAAACCCCGTGAGTCAAGCTGGCGTCAAAGTTGTTCATTGAGGAGCTCCATATACCATGTGCCCCTTACCCAGTTACCAAAGTTGTCTTGTAGGAGGCTCAGTAATAAGTTGCAGAAACCCAGTGACAAAGCCAGTGACCCACGTTGGTCCGTCGGTTGCTTTCGAGCTCGGTTCCCTCGGCAAGGCGTTAGACCACTCGTTAGACCATGCGCAGCCCAATGGTCGAAGTTGGCGGAAAAACTGTGTGGGACCTAAACGCCGGGAAATGTTTGCAGTATAATAAGAATTTGAATCGCATTAAAAGTTTTGTACAGCGATAGAGTAGTGTTTTTTTATCCACACTACATGGATTTCAAGGTAAGTAAAAGCCCTCAACAATTAGTTGACCTTGGCTGCTAAGTCTAACAGAATAGCCAACCGCTGATTGTTATTACTGTACTGGCCTTTCACGCAAGCAGAGTAACCCTAGCGTAATTTTACGTTATGGGAACATACTTATAAAAAGAAAATTCGGAACCGTGTTGTTCTTGAATTCTCTtttttgcaatagcaattatatggacactccaagccaatttctgccgtcggcgtcaccgtgacgttccatataaagtccaaggacgttatacgtgcaccgtatgctgtatgtgcgagtgaaagcgcgcgcgggacgcgcgcttgcatgacggagagcaaacgcgacgtcctCCGTCCTGCGAAGCGCCGTTGTGGGGATGGGAGGgacggaggggaggcgacgtttagctgcggcactaaatgcgtatcttgggaccgggcgcaaggagaactggcgactccGTCTCTCACACGAAATGAGGAAGGCGGGAAGACACcgcgggagggagagggtgcggcttctactctgccagcaactgcctaCTTGTACTTCGCGTGGCTGCGGGGTGTCGCgtgcaccctatcttgaaagggatcttcacacggcgctgacctttgtatgcgcagtgctttcgccgctgagtttccgttgaagcgatagaccgcaggaaccgtcgctcgctgttgctgccgctatttctcacgccagcgttttgacaggggttttctgcggtcatccagtgtgatctctccatatttgcttgtgcgcgctgacaccatgcttgttaattcagatagtaagcgaatgtgtccaagtttatacagcagaataaactactgtccttactccctatagccctatactaatttgctatcgcaattggtgcctcgcctttagggcgaaactgcgacttttttctgtTTTAGCATTTATTTGTCAGGAAACTTTAGATTCAGCAGTActgaaattattattttttcatcGTTCTCTGAGGTAATGAATAAGTTTCCTAAACCAGGCGATTTCCAACACGATAAGTAAGTTTCTGGGTTCGGGCAAGAGGATTTCGTTGCCGCACTTAGTTGCTTGAAGAATCTCCACAGCATCATCATTACATCTTAATAACCCCACTGTACTGCTTGTGCATTCAATAAAGACTGTAATATCTTACTGCACTCGGGCTTATGCACGGTGCCCATATAAATTCTGTTTACAACTCGAAAAATTCACTAAAGATGCATATGGTGAAATATGTGACAAAAAATTCGTTTATTTTACTTCGTTACTATTCAGGTGGTAGGCCACcttcaaaaatattttttgcaCTAATCTGATTTTGTTTTAAGATTTTATGTATGCCCTCACATTTAGTAACATGTTTCAAAAGTAGTTATCATCCTATCGCTATTAGTCGTGGAGGCCACTTATGGAGGCCATATTGAGGTATATTTAGTGATGAAACGAGCTTCAATATGAACTGCTAATATGATACTCATTTACGTATATTTATCTGTTGATATGTGTCTCCAATATTTTCCTGCGAACGCAAGTGATGAACAAGACATCGTCCCTGAACAAAAGGGGAGAATGACCCCTGCACAATTATCTCAACATTCAATATCCAGGCTTAGGGTCTGACTTGCTGCTTGCTACACTTCACTGCACATATTGCGTTACTTGTACCATGAATAAATGCAAGGTGAAGATCACAGTGCTCATGAAGCTTTGAATTCATTGATTGAATCGCTGTATTGTGATAAGGCTGGCTTGAAGGCCTAGCGTTATGAAACGAGGGAAGGAGATCCTAAAGACAAAAACGTAGAAAAATCACATTCGACGGTCGAACTAGAGGTGCACGCGAAGTCCCAAAAGGTTAGGTGGTCTTTGACGCGACTGGCATTTTCAAGGTTTGTTCCAGTTCCTCAACCATTCGATACATGGGGTGAAAAATTGGTTGCGGAGGTAATGCAGGCCGACGCAATCCCAGAATAGGTGATGGATCGCCGGGCTGACTCTAGCTTAGCCTGTCGAACCAAGATTATGATTCTCATCATCGGCACAGTTTTGGTGAGGCAACCCATCACTTCGAATGTTCGCCCTGCAGTTGACGAGGATGTCCTCTGTACAGGCCACTCCGCAGCCTGCATTATAAATATCATAATGAAAATACCTAGGCTGAACGAATGTCCACTTTGAGTGAATGTCACTATTTTGCGAAGCATATCAAGAAAGAAATTAACACAGTTCACTGTGCCAACGCAGCACACGATATCCTGTTAGCAGCACGACATCTCGCACAGTGACAAAACGTGCAACGGTGCAATTGCCAATGCAACTCACAAACATCGGCATTCAGCGACGAATGGTCGTTACGCTGTCTCGGTGTTGATGAGGTGTGTCATTGAGTCCTGGAGAAAACAGTGTTGTGTTCAAGCGATTTATTAGGTACCGCAACAGGCTGTTGCGCAGTTTAGATACAACAGTGAAGGTAACAAGCACTGTAGGCCATTCACATGTGGAATATACACCTATGTCTGGTGGCCTCTACAGGTCGAAATATTCACCCGTATGGAGAAGAAGTGAAGCGCGGGGTGAAGTGTTGCCCGAAATCCCATAACTTAGTGAGGGGTGCACTAGAGCAGTAAATTTGGTACCTGCTTCTGTAAGAagtgaaattaaaaataaaaacaacgtaTACACTTCCACCAAGTGTAGGGACAAATAGCTGCAACAGGACACACGTGGCATGATTCTGCGGTATGCACTTATTGTAAGTATTGGAACCATGAGCTAAGCGCAAGGCTCCCCAAGGAATGAAGTGCACCGAGAACAAAGAGACGCACTTGTGCGCTGTCGCTTGCACGACGGGAAAGCGGAAAGAAGAAGCAGGTTAAACCAGGCGTTCTGATGTGCGGTCCGCTCTCTGTTTCTCTACATGGCACAATGTACAAAAATGCAGCCGAAGGCGACCCAGCCTTAAGGACAGTCATCGTGGTACTTCGCCGTCCTGAGTGGCTCCTGcggcctgggaacgccgtccacgctttcCATGTGATGAATCAATGCCCCAGGACACCATCAACCTCTGGGCCGTTAAGGGATACCATACACGCTTCCTCGGCCGAAGATGTCATTAGCGTGAGTACCGGGGTGGCCGTATTCTCCACGAACTCCGCTCGGGGCTCTTCGAGAGGCTCACGACAGCCTCAGGgacgtcatgcgagccatctcgctgctctCGCAACAACCAGACTACGTCGACTCGGTAACCTCCGGGTTCTCGCCTGCAGCTAAACTATTACCAG
This genomic stretch from Dermacentor silvarum isolate Dsil-2018 chromosome 2, BIME_Dsil_1.4, whole genome shotgun sequence harbors:
- the LOC125943454 gene encoding nascent polypeptide-associated complex subunit alpha, muscle-specific form-like translates to MAPPGKTGGRPRTATAIVADTQVGYDPHSMMWTTVPSSDSGPELPQPFKSAALAAAVARREQASNAVTAASANAASPDAAADAEARTCSPTLAPPAPRSAGPQQGKKRPLWQPQPLPKPKATDFVVVLKPRTQLSLATVFPENGAGRALIAHLGATATRLVTVVMVREQNLILTYTSNPQIADKLIGEFAVSSPVGPVPLFGYLRADTQDSCYGVVTVRSSDTEATLRESLYWPEGEILHVRQLGTSNKVRLTFSGKVKPRYVSYDALLIPVQPYKKTVPACGRCGSVGHRPDSCPGPKPDLCGTCGKAVPLTDGARAPHECTPRCALCAGPHVTADRCCKEHYRTPPPKSPTPPSEGQAGPKKRKRRRPRKAKKTGPRTSPQRAQPPATNPTPPPHPDAGAVGPSLRGQTPDGPPTRKSITRQVSPASPKPHPPSPQPKPTAKRDLSWATRVRQGPQVSGSGGAASPPPPSMIPNPKPPTPSTPTRGQIAIRQLQAQVSSLTQAVEALANRLPSANPTPSGQAPEAMDSAPSEHRDTTALLAPIEARVTSLEAHVASIVTTIEDRLAAALQTVVDRIPGMIVTQLPKHSFSTSRPKLKRISKSQAPRPPPRWPWLTDSPKFRSQPRM